From Anopheles coluzzii chromosome 3, AcolN3, whole genome shotgun sequence, the proteins below share one genomic window:
- the LOC120959472 gene encoding kinesin-like protein unc-104 isoform X1: MSSVKVAVRVRPFNSREIARESKCIIEMAGNTTCITNPKVPPGSSESVKRFNYDYSYWSHDPRDLEFSTQAMVYSDIGEEMLQHSFDGYNVCIFAYGQTGAGKSYTMMGKQEDGQEGVIPMICKDLFRRIQETESDDLKYSVEVSYMEIYCERVRDLLNPKNKGNLKVREHPLLGPYVEDLSKLAVTSYQDIHDLIDEGNKARTVAATNMNETSSRSHAVFTIFFTQKRQDRMTSLETEKVSKISLVDLAGSERADSTGAKGTRLKEGANINKSLTTLGKVISALAEIASKNKKSKKADFIPYRDSVLTWLLRENLGGNSKTAMIAAISPADINYDETLSTLRYADRAKQIVCKAVVNEDANAKLIRELKEEIQKLRELLKAEGIEVQEGPDGKVVCEKRDANKDECLIKSDKIESVGGVVITEEGEDGEKKIHSPNRNRKRTGSSTEMAVDQLQASEKLIAELNETWEEKLKRTEQIRVQREAVFAEMGVAVKEDGITVGVFSPKKSPHLVNLNEDPTLSECLLYYIKDGLTRLGTSEANVPQDIQLSGSHILKEHCVFENKDGVVTLVPHKDALVYVNGRKVIEPEVLQTGSRVILGRNHVFRFTHPEQAREKREKNKEVDVCETPGNSGEIADWNFAQCELLEKQGIDLKAEMEKRLLALEEQYKREKRAADQEFEEQRKTYEARIDALQKQVEEQSMTMSMYSSYSPEDFHQEEDIFVNPLFESCWTAREAGLAAWAFRKWRYHQFTSLRDDLWGNAIFLKEANAISVELKKKVQFQFTLLTDTLYSPLPPELTPAPAVGALTNGGQEDEFGQNPIPRTTVAVEVTDTKNGATHYWSLEKLRYRLELMRQIYNTSDTSPELMSFVLELSSGEHSPEYPGIQYQAYARAEHQTTEQPNREAAQLLTGLASNCDVSNCLTSPTTSVSSTASSPSGSCGTASPPSPPSVIYDGSIAGSLNSGTLGKAGTRLTLANLMPSRQRLELMREMYHNEAELSPTSPDYNVESLTGGDPFYDRFPWFRMVGRSFVYLSNLLYPVPLVHKVAIVNERGDVRGYLRVAVQPVMDEENADFSNGVKQSARILFDEEQNGQHKVPKIRTIPDKDEKYIEGGNEMGTKLEELEQEDADSGRGDSSVASELHESNDQEPGEHLQPGKEFTFRVTVLQATGIAAEYADIFCQFNFLHRHEEAFSTEPVKNSGSGAPLGFYHVQNITVPVTKSFIEYLKTQPIVFKVFGHYQHHPLHKDAKQDCQITRPPPRRMLPPSIPISQPVRSPKFGPLPCPPSSTVLAKHDVLVWFEICELAPNGEYVPAVVDHSDDLPCRGLFLLHQGIQRRIRITIVHEPTPEVKWKDIRELVVGRIRNQPEPADDEDSDSCVLSLGLFPGEVLEVPGDDRSFFRFEAAWDSSLHNSALLNRVTQTGEQIYITLSAYLELDNCARPAIITKDLSMIIYGRDARTGPRSLKHLFSGQYRNPEANRLSGVYELSLRRASEAGSPGVQRRQRRVLDTSSTYVRGEENLHGWRPRGDSLIFDHQWELEKLTRLEEVGRVRHLLLLRERLGMDTTPNPTTKTEKDVCNLAQRASASPVHMVIPPSPQTPVKDQQAPAMPERELSVRETELVWKCVKLIQGRIGCKELGAEGNGSGTQASDASPGDEGCADMNASYISSNSIELCSPERVDMPNGWEAPAPAPQTQDLSLRLYVPELEEIRVSPVVARKGYLNVLEHGGSGWKKRWVTVRRPYVFIFRSDKDPVERAVLNLATAQVECSEDQAAMVKVPNTFSVVTKHRGYLLQTLGDKEVHDWLYAINPLLAGQIRSRLARKNISSISSTGSGAGDQQQATTGASALAVAAAQGNGGGSSSGGK, translated from the exons ATGTCGTCCGTGAAAGTGGCGGTCCGAGTGCGACCCTTCAACTCGCGGGAAATTGCCCGGGAATCAAAATGTATCATCGAAATGGCCGGCAACACGACCTGCATCACAAACCCGAAAGTTCCGCCCGGTTCGAGCGAATCGGTCAAACGCTTCAACTACGATTACTCCTACTGGTCACACGAC CCGCGCGATCTGGAATTCTCGACACAAGCCATGGTATACTCCGACATAGGAGAGGAAATGTTGCAACACTCATTCGACGGATACAACGTTTGCATCTTCGCCTACGGACAAACGGGCGCCGGTAAATCGTACACCATGATGGGCAAACAGGAAGACGGCCAGGAGGGCGTGATACCGATGATCTGCAAGGATCTGTTCCGTCGAATACAGGAAACCGAGAGCGACGATCTAAAGTACTCGGTCGAGGTGTCGTACATGGAGATTTACTGCGAGCGTGTGCGAGATCTGCTAAATCCGAAGAACAAGGGCAATCTGAAGGTGCGCGAACACCCGCTGCTTGGCCCGTACGTGGAGGATCTGTCCAAGCTGGCCGTCACCTCCTACCAGGACATTCACGACTTGATCGACGAAGGCAACAAAGCACG TACTGTGGCCGCAACCAATATGAACGAAACGAGCTCAAGATCACACGCTGTGTTTACGATTTTCTTCACCCAAAAGCGTCAGGACCGCATGACCAGCCTGGAAACAGAGAAGGTTTCGAAAATTAGTCTGGTCGATTTGGCCGGCTCCGAGCGCGCTGATTCGACAGGCGCCAAGGGAACCCGGCTGAAGGAGGGAGCCAACATCAACAAGAGTCTCACCACGCTGGGCAAGGTTATATCGGCTCTGGCAGAAATT GCATctaagaataaaaaatcaaagaaaGCTGACTTCATTCCATACCGCGATTCCGTACTGACATGGTTGTTAAGAGAGAACCTTGGCGGTAACTCAAAAACGGCCATGATCGCTGCGATATCGCCGGCCGATATCAACTACGACGAAACACTCAGCACACTGAG ATATGCCGATCGTGCGAAGCAGATTGTCTGCAAAGCTGTCGTCAACGAGGACGCGAACGCGAAACTTATTCGCGAACTCAAGGAAGAGATACAGAAGCTGCGCGAGCTACTCAAAGCCGAGGGCATTGAGGTGCAGGAAG GACCGGACGGTAAAGTGGTTTGTGAAAAGCGAGATGCTAATA AGGACGAATGTCTCATCAAGTCGGACAAAATCGAGTCAGTTGGTGGTGTGGTCATCACCGAGGAAGGTGAAGATGGCGAGAAGAAGATACACTCGCCTAACCGTAATCGCAAACGTACCGGTTCGAGTACGGAAATGGCGGTCGATCAGCTGCAGGCAAGTGAAAAACTGATTGCCGAACTGAATGAAACGTGGGAGGAAAAGTTAAAGCGAACGGAACAAATCCGTGTGCAACGGGAAGCCGTTTTCGCGGAGATGGGCGTGGCAGTGAAAGAGGATGGCATCACGGTTGGTGTTTTCTCACCGAAGAAATCGCCTCATCTGGTGAATCTCAACGAAGACCCCACGCTGTCCGAATGCTTGCTGTACTACATTAAAGACG GACTGACCCGTCTCGGTACGTCGGAAGCAAACGTACCGCAGGATATTCAGCTGTCCGGTTCACACATCCTAAAGGAGCACTGCGTGTTCGAGAATAAGGATGGCGTAGTCACGCTGGTGCCGCACAAGGACGCGCTAGTATACGTGAACGGGCGGAAAGTAATCGAACCGGAGGTACTGCAAACCGGTTCGCGCGTCATCCTGGGACGCAATCACGTGTTCCGGTTCACGCATCCCGAGCAGGCGCGTGAGAAGCGCGAGAAAAACAAGGAAGTTGATGTGTGCGAAACGCCTGGCAACAGTGGCGAGATTGCGGATTGGAACTTTGCGCAGTGCGAGTTGCTTGAAAAGCAGGGCATTGATTTGAAGGCGGAAATGGAAAAGCGTCTACTAGCTCTGGAGGAGCAGTACAAGCGCGAAAAGCGGGCCGCCGATCAAGAATTTGAAGAGCAACGCAAG ACCTACGAGGCCAGAATTGATGCGTTGCAGAAGCAAGTGGAAGAACAGTCGATGACCATGTCGATGTACAGCAGCTACAGTCCTGAAGACTTCCACCAGGAAGAGGACATCTTTG TCAATCCACTGTTTGAGTCCTGTTGGACAGCACGAGAAGCAGGACTCGCTGCCTGGGCCTTCCGCAAATGGCGTTATCATCAGTTCACATCGCTTCGTGACGATCTGTGGGGCAATGCAATCTTCCTGAAGGAAGCTAATGCGATTTCAGTCGAATTGAAGAAAAAG GTTCAATTCCAATTCACACTGCTGACCGATACACTGTATTCTCCGTTACCGCCGGAGTTAACACCCGCACCAGCAGTCGGTGCACTGACAAACGGTGGCCAGGAAGATGAATTCGGCCAGAATCCGATTCCGCGAACTACTGTGGCGGTTGAAGTGACCGATACTAAGAACGGCGCTACCCACTACTGGAGTTTGGAGAAGTTGCG GTATCGGTTGGAGCTGATGCGACAAATCTATAACACCTCCGACACATCTCCCGAGCTGATGAGCTTCGTGCTCGAGCTGTCTAGTGGCGAGCACTCTCCCGAATATCCTGGCATACAGTACCAAGCGTACGCTCGGGCGGAGCACCAAACTACCGAACAACCGAACCGAGAAGCAGCACAGCTGCTGACGGGGCTAGCATCAAACTGTGATGTTAGCAATTGTCTGACCTCACCAACAACATCGGTGTCATCCACCGCATCCTCTCCCTCCGGTTCCTGTGGCACTgcatcaccaccatcgccgCCATCCGTTATCTATGACGGCAGTATCGCCGGATCGCTCAACAGCGGCACGTTGGGCAAAGCAGGCACAAGGCTAACTCTGGCCAATCTGATGCCATCTAG GCAACGTCTTGAATTGATGCGTGAGATGTATCACAATGAAGCAGAGCTAAGCCCAACATCACCAGACTACAATGTGGAAAGTTTGACCGGGGGCGATCCATTCTACGATCGTTTCCCATGGTTCCGGATGGTGGGACG ATCGTTTGTGTATTTGAGCAACCTGCTCTATCCGGTTCCGCTGGTCCACAAGGTGGCAATCGTGAATGAGCGTGGAGATGTGCGCGGCTACCTGCGTGTTGCCGTTCAACCCGTGATGGATGAGGAAAATGCTGACTTTAGCAACGGGGTGAAACAATCCGCCCGCATCCTATTCGACGAGGAGCAGAACGGACAGCATAAGGTGCCGAAGATTCGCACCATCCCCGATAAGGATGAAAAGTACATCGAGGGAGGAAACGAAATGGGCACCAAGCTGGAGGAATTGGAGCAGGAAGATGCGGACTCTGGACGTGGCGATTCGAGCGTTGCTTCCGAGCTGCACGAATCAAACGACCAGGAACcgggcgaacatttgcagccgGGCAAAGAGTTTACCTTCCGCGTTACGGTACTGCAGGCTACAGGAATTGCGGCCGAGTACGCTGATATATTCTGTCAGTTTAA CTTTTTGCATCGACATGAGGAAGCATTCTCCACGGAACCGGTCAAGAACTCAGGATCTGGAGCACCGCTTGGATTCTATCACGTACAAAAT ATCACAGTTCCGGTAACGAAATCGTTCATCGAATATCTGAAGACCCAACCGATCGTTTTCAAGGTGTTCGGTCACTATCAGCATCACCCGTTGCACAAGGATGCCAAGCAGGACTGCCAGATCACGAGGCCCCCTCCACGGCGCATGCTGCCGCCGAGTATTCCCATCAGCCAGCCGGTACGCAGTCCAAAGTTCGGTCCACTGCCGTGCCCACCGTCTTCGACGGTGCTGGCCAAGCACGACGTACTCGTATGGTTCGAAATCTGTGAGCTGGCTCCTAACGGCGAGTACGTACCGGCGGTCGTCGACCACAGTGACGATCTGCCCTGCCGGGGACTGTTCCTGCTTCACCAGGGCATTCAGCGACGCATTCGTATCACTATCGTGCACGAACCGACACCCGAAGTAAAGTGGAAGGACATTCGCGAGCTGGTTGTCGGACGCATTCGCAACCAGCCGGAACCGGCCGACGATGAGGATTCGGACTCGTGCGTCCTGTCGTTGGGCTTGTTCCCGGGCGAGGTGTTGGAGGTGCCCGGAGATGATCGGTCGTTCTTCCGTTTCGAAGCTGCCTGGGACTCGAGTCTGCACAATTCGGCTTTGCTCAACCGTGTCACACAAACGGGCGAACAGATCTACATTACGCTGAGTGCTTATCTTGAG CTTGATAACTGCGCTCGTCCAGCCATCATCACGAAGGATCTCAGCATGATCATCTACGGCCGTGACGCCCGCACTGGACCACGTTCGCTGAAACATTTGTTCTCCGGCCAGTACCGCAATCCGGAAGCGAATCGCCTGTCGGGCGTGTATGAACTATCACTGAGAAGAGCTTCTGAAGCAGGTAGTCCAG GTGTCCAACGTCGTCAGCGTCGTGTGCTGGATACGAGCTCTACCTATGTGCGCGGTGAGGAGAATCTGCATGGCTGGCGCCCTCGCGGAGATTCACTCATCTTCGATCACCAGTGGGAGCTGGAGAAGCTTACCCGCTTGGAAGAGGTTGGGCGCGTTAGACATCTGCTGCTACTGCGCGAACGACTCGGCATGGACACGACACCGAATCCGACCACCAAAACCGAAAAGGACGTGTGCAATTTGGCTCAGCGCGCTAGTGCATCACCGGTACACATGGTTATTCCACCGTCGCCGCAAACGCCGGTCAAAGATCAGCAGGCACCGGCAATGCCGGAGCGTGAGCTGTCTGTCCGCGAAACCGAGCTGGTGTGGAAGTGTGTGAAGCTTATTCAGGGTCGTATCGGCTGCAAGGAGCTGGGCGCCGAGGGTAACGGTTCCGGAACGCAAGCGTCCGACGCTTCGCCGGGCGATGAGGGCTGTGCCGATATGAACGCGAGCTACATTTCGAGCAACTCGATCGAGCTGTGCTCACCGGAACGTGTGGATATGCCGAACGGTTGGGAGGCACCGGCACCGGCTCCGCAAACGCAGGACCTGTCGCTTCGGCTGTACGTACCAGAGCTGGAGGAGATTCGCGTCAGTCCGGTGGTAGCCCGCAAGGGCTATCTGAACGTGCTCGAGCATGGTGGTTCTGGCTGGAAGAAACGATGGGTCACCGTGCGACGTCCGTACGTATTCATCTTCCGCTCCGACAAGGATCCGGTAGAGCGCGCCGTCTTGAACCTTGCCACAGCGCAAGTAGAATGCAGCGAAGATCAAGCGGCGATGGTGAAGGTTCCGAACACATTTAG TGTTGTCACCAAACATCGAGGATATTTGCTGCAAACACTCGGTGACAAGGAAGTGCATGACTGGTTGTATGCAATCAATCCCCTGCTGGCCGGGCAAATTAG GTCTCGATTGGCCAGGAAAAACATTTCCAGCATAAGCAGCACTGGAAGTGGTGCAGGCGATCAGCAACAGGCGACGACGGGAGCGTCCGCACTGGCTGTAGCGGCCGCCCAGGGCAACGGAGGTGGCAGCAGTTCTGGAGGCAAATGA
- the LOC120959472 gene encoding kinesin-like protein unc-104 isoform X2, which translates to MSSVKVAVRVRPFNSREIARESKCIIEMAGNTTCITNPKVPPGSSESVKRFNYDYSYWSHDPRDLEFSTQAMVYSDIGEEMLQHSFDGYNVCIFAYGQTGAGKSYTMMGKQEDGQEGVIPMICKDLFRRIQETESDDLKYSVEVSYMEIYCERVRDLLNPKNKGNLKVREHPLLGPYVEDLSKLAVTSYQDIHDLIDEGNKARTVAATNMNETSSRSHAVFTIFFTQKRQDRMTSLETEKVSKISLVDLAGSERADSTGAKGTRLKEGANINKSLTTLGKVISALAEIASKNKKSKKADFIPYRDSVLTWLLRENLGGNSKTAMIAAISPADINYDETLSTLRYADRAKQIVCKAVVNEDANAKLIRELKEEIQKLRELLKAEGIEVQEGPDGKVVCEKRDANKDECLIKSDKIESVGGVVITEEGEDGEKKIHSPNRNRKRTGSSTEMAVDQLQASEKLIAELNETWEEKLKRTEQIRVQREAVFAEMGVAVKEDGITVGVFSPKKSPHLVNLNEDPTLSECLLYYIKDGLTRLGTSEANVPQDIQLSGSHILKEHCVFENKDGVVTLVPHKDALVYVNGRKVIEPEVLQTGSRVILGRNHVFRFTHPEQAREKREKNKEVDVCETPGNSGEIADWNFAQCELLEKQGIDLKAEMEKRLLALEEQYKREKRAADQEFEEQRKTYEARIDALQKQVEEQSMTMSMYSSYSPEDFHQEEDIFVNPLFESCWTAREAGLAAWAFRKWRYHQFTSLRDDLWGNAIFLKEANAISVELKKKVQFQFTLLTDTLYSPLPPELTPAPAVGALTNGGQEDEFGQNPIPRTTVAVEVTDTKNGATHYWSLEKLRYRLELMRQIYNTSDTSPELMSFVLELSSGEHSPEYPGIQYQAYARAEHQTTEQPNREAAQLLTGLASNCDVSNCLTSPTTSVSSTASSPSGSCGTASPPSPPSVIYDGSIAGSLNSGTLGKAGTRLTLANLMPSRQRLELMREMYHNEAELSPTSPDYNVESLTGGDPFYDRFPWFRMVGRSFVYLSNLLYPVPLVHKVAIVNERGDVRGYLRVAVQPVMDEENADFSNGVKQSARILFDEEQNGQHKVPKIRTIPDKDEKYIEGGNEMGTKLEELEQEDADSGRGDSSVASELHESNDQEPGEHLQPGKEFTFRVTVLQATGIAAEYADIFCQFNFLHRHEEAFSTEPVKNSGSGAPLGFYHVQNITVPVTKSFIEYLKTQPIVFKVFGHYQHHPLHKDAKQDCQITRPPPRRMLPPSIPISQPVRSPKFGPLPCPPSSTVLAKHDVLVWFEICELAPNGEYVPAVVDHSDDLPCRGLFLLHQGIQRRIRITIVHEPTPEVKWKDIRELVVGRIRNQPEPADDEDSDSCVLSLGLFPGEVLEVPGDDRSFFRFEAAWDSSLHNSALLNRVTQTGEQIYITLSAYLELDNCARPAIITKDLSMIIYGRDARTGPRSLKHLFSGQYRNPEANRLSGVYELSLRRASEAGVQRRQRRVLDTSSTYVRGEENLHGWRPRGDSLIFDHQWELEKLTRLEEVGRVRHLLLLRERLGMDTTPNPTTKTEKDVCNLAQRASASPVHMVIPPSPQTPVKDQQAPAMPERELSVRETELVWKCVKLIQGRIGCKELGAEGNGSGTQASDASPGDEGCADMNASYISSNSIELCSPERVDMPNGWEAPAPAPQTQDLSLRLYVPELEEIRVSPVVARKGYLNVLEHGGSGWKKRWVTVRRPYVFIFRSDKDPVERAVLNLATAQVECSEDQAAMVKVPNTFSVVTKHRGYLLQTLGDKEVHDWLYAINPLLAGQIRSRLARKNISSISSTGSGAGDQQQATTGASALAVAAAQGNGGGSSSGGK; encoded by the exons ATGTCGTCCGTGAAAGTGGCGGTCCGAGTGCGACCCTTCAACTCGCGGGAAATTGCCCGGGAATCAAAATGTATCATCGAAATGGCCGGCAACACGACCTGCATCACAAACCCGAAAGTTCCGCCCGGTTCGAGCGAATCGGTCAAACGCTTCAACTACGATTACTCCTACTGGTCACACGAC CCGCGCGATCTGGAATTCTCGACACAAGCCATGGTATACTCCGACATAGGAGAGGAAATGTTGCAACACTCATTCGACGGATACAACGTTTGCATCTTCGCCTACGGACAAACGGGCGCCGGTAAATCGTACACCATGATGGGCAAACAGGAAGACGGCCAGGAGGGCGTGATACCGATGATCTGCAAGGATCTGTTCCGTCGAATACAGGAAACCGAGAGCGACGATCTAAAGTACTCGGTCGAGGTGTCGTACATGGAGATTTACTGCGAGCGTGTGCGAGATCTGCTAAATCCGAAGAACAAGGGCAATCTGAAGGTGCGCGAACACCCGCTGCTTGGCCCGTACGTGGAGGATCTGTCCAAGCTGGCCGTCACCTCCTACCAGGACATTCACGACTTGATCGACGAAGGCAACAAAGCACG TACTGTGGCCGCAACCAATATGAACGAAACGAGCTCAAGATCACACGCTGTGTTTACGATTTTCTTCACCCAAAAGCGTCAGGACCGCATGACCAGCCTGGAAACAGAGAAGGTTTCGAAAATTAGTCTGGTCGATTTGGCCGGCTCCGAGCGCGCTGATTCGACAGGCGCCAAGGGAACCCGGCTGAAGGAGGGAGCCAACATCAACAAGAGTCTCACCACGCTGGGCAAGGTTATATCGGCTCTGGCAGAAATT GCATctaagaataaaaaatcaaagaaaGCTGACTTCATTCCATACCGCGATTCCGTACTGACATGGTTGTTAAGAGAGAACCTTGGCGGTAACTCAAAAACGGCCATGATCGCTGCGATATCGCCGGCCGATATCAACTACGACGAAACACTCAGCACACTGAG ATATGCCGATCGTGCGAAGCAGATTGTCTGCAAAGCTGTCGTCAACGAGGACGCGAACGCGAAACTTATTCGCGAACTCAAGGAAGAGATACAGAAGCTGCGCGAGCTACTCAAAGCCGAGGGCATTGAGGTGCAGGAAG GACCGGACGGTAAAGTGGTTTGTGAAAAGCGAGATGCTAATA AGGACGAATGTCTCATCAAGTCGGACAAAATCGAGTCAGTTGGTGGTGTGGTCATCACCGAGGAAGGTGAAGATGGCGAGAAGAAGATACACTCGCCTAACCGTAATCGCAAACGTACCGGTTCGAGTACGGAAATGGCGGTCGATCAGCTGCAGGCAAGTGAAAAACTGATTGCCGAACTGAATGAAACGTGGGAGGAAAAGTTAAAGCGAACGGAACAAATCCGTGTGCAACGGGAAGCCGTTTTCGCGGAGATGGGCGTGGCAGTGAAAGAGGATGGCATCACGGTTGGTGTTTTCTCACCGAAGAAATCGCCTCATCTGGTGAATCTCAACGAAGACCCCACGCTGTCCGAATGCTTGCTGTACTACATTAAAGACG GACTGACCCGTCTCGGTACGTCGGAAGCAAACGTACCGCAGGATATTCAGCTGTCCGGTTCACACATCCTAAAGGAGCACTGCGTGTTCGAGAATAAGGATGGCGTAGTCACGCTGGTGCCGCACAAGGACGCGCTAGTATACGTGAACGGGCGGAAAGTAATCGAACCGGAGGTACTGCAAACCGGTTCGCGCGTCATCCTGGGACGCAATCACGTGTTCCGGTTCACGCATCCCGAGCAGGCGCGTGAGAAGCGCGAGAAAAACAAGGAAGTTGATGTGTGCGAAACGCCTGGCAACAGTGGCGAGATTGCGGATTGGAACTTTGCGCAGTGCGAGTTGCTTGAAAAGCAGGGCATTGATTTGAAGGCGGAAATGGAAAAGCGTCTACTAGCTCTGGAGGAGCAGTACAAGCGCGAAAAGCGGGCCGCCGATCAAGAATTTGAAGAGCAACGCAAG ACCTACGAGGCCAGAATTGATGCGTTGCAGAAGCAAGTGGAAGAACAGTCGATGACCATGTCGATGTACAGCAGCTACAGTCCTGAAGACTTCCACCAGGAAGAGGACATCTTTG TCAATCCACTGTTTGAGTCCTGTTGGACAGCACGAGAAGCAGGACTCGCTGCCTGGGCCTTCCGCAAATGGCGTTATCATCAGTTCACATCGCTTCGTGACGATCTGTGGGGCAATGCAATCTTCCTGAAGGAAGCTAATGCGATTTCAGTCGAATTGAAGAAAAAG GTTCAATTCCAATTCACACTGCTGACCGATACACTGTATTCTCCGTTACCGCCGGAGTTAACACCCGCACCAGCAGTCGGTGCACTGACAAACGGTGGCCAGGAAGATGAATTCGGCCAGAATCCGATTCCGCGAACTACTGTGGCGGTTGAAGTGACCGATACTAAGAACGGCGCTACCCACTACTGGAGTTTGGAGAAGTTGCG GTATCGGTTGGAGCTGATGCGACAAATCTATAACACCTCCGACACATCTCCCGAGCTGATGAGCTTCGTGCTCGAGCTGTCTAGTGGCGAGCACTCTCCCGAATATCCTGGCATACAGTACCAAGCGTACGCTCGGGCGGAGCACCAAACTACCGAACAACCGAACCGAGAAGCAGCACAGCTGCTGACGGGGCTAGCATCAAACTGTGATGTTAGCAATTGTCTGACCTCACCAACAACATCGGTGTCATCCACCGCATCCTCTCCCTCCGGTTCCTGTGGCACTgcatcaccaccatcgccgCCATCCGTTATCTATGACGGCAGTATCGCCGGATCGCTCAACAGCGGCACGTTGGGCAAAGCAGGCACAAGGCTAACTCTGGCCAATCTGATGCCATCTAG GCAACGTCTTGAATTGATGCGTGAGATGTATCACAATGAAGCAGAGCTAAGCCCAACATCACCAGACTACAATGTGGAAAGTTTGACCGGGGGCGATCCATTCTACGATCGTTTCCCATGGTTCCGGATGGTGGGACG ATCGTTTGTGTATTTGAGCAACCTGCTCTATCCGGTTCCGCTGGTCCACAAGGTGGCAATCGTGAATGAGCGTGGAGATGTGCGCGGCTACCTGCGTGTTGCCGTTCAACCCGTGATGGATGAGGAAAATGCTGACTTTAGCAACGGGGTGAAACAATCCGCCCGCATCCTATTCGACGAGGAGCAGAACGGACAGCATAAGGTGCCGAAGATTCGCACCATCCCCGATAAGGATGAAAAGTACATCGAGGGAGGAAACGAAATGGGCACCAAGCTGGAGGAATTGGAGCAGGAAGATGCGGACTCTGGACGTGGCGATTCGAGCGTTGCTTCCGAGCTGCACGAATCAAACGACCAGGAACcgggcgaacatttgcagccgGGCAAAGAGTTTACCTTCCGCGTTACGGTACTGCAGGCTACAGGAATTGCGGCCGAGTACGCTGATATATTCTGTCAGTTTAA CTTTTTGCATCGACATGAGGAAGCATTCTCCACGGAACCGGTCAAGAACTCAGGATCTGGAGCACCGCTTGGATTCTATCACGTACAAAAT ATCACAGTTCCGGTAACGAAATCGTTCATCGAATATCTGAAGACCCAACCGATCGTTTTCAAGGTGTTCGGTCACTATCAGCATCACCCGTTGCACAAGGATGCCAAGCAGGACTGCCAGATCACGAGGCCCCCTCCACGGCGCATGCTGCCGCCGAGTATTCCCATCAGCCAGCCGGTACGCAGTCCAAAGTTCGGTCCACTGCCGTGCCCACCGTCTTCGACGGTGCTGGCCAAGCACGACGTACTCGTATGGTTCGAAATCTGTGAGCTGGCTCCTAACGGCGAGTACGTACCGGCGGTCGTCGACCACAGTGACGATCTGCCCTGCCGGGGACTGTTCCTGCTTCACCAGGGCATTCAGCGACGCATTCGTATCACTATCGTGCACGAACCGACACCCGAAGTAAAGTGGAAGGACATTCGCGAGCTGGTTGTCGGACGCATTCGCAACCAGCCGGAACCGGCCGACGATGAGGATTCGGACTCGTGCGTCCTGTCGTTGGGCTTGTTCCCGGGCGAGGTGTTGGAGGTGCCCGGAGATGATCGGTCGTTCTTCCGTTTCGAAGCTGCCTGGGACTCGAGTCTGCACAATTCGGCTTTGCTCAACCGTGTCACACAAACGGGCGAACAGATCTACATTACGCTGAGTGCTTATCTTGAG CTTGATAACTGCGCTCGTCCAGCCATCATCACGAAGGATCTCAGCATGATCATCTACGGCCGTGACGCCCGCACTGGACCACGTTCGCTGAAACATTTGTTCTCCGGCCAGTACCGCAATCCGGAAGCGAATCGCCTGTCGGGCGTGTATGAACTATCACTGAGAAGAGCTTCTGAAGCAG GTGTCCAACGTCGTCAGCGTCGTGTGCTGGATACGAGCTCTACCTATGTGCGCGGTGAGGAGAATCTGCATGGCTGGCGCCCTCGCGGAGATTCACTCATCTTCGATCACCAGTGGGAGCTGGAGAAGCTTACCCGCTTGGAAGAGGTTGGGCGCGTTAGACATCTGCTGCTACTGCGCGAACGACTCGGCATGGACACGACACCGAATCCGACCACCAAAACCGAAAAGGACGTGTGCAATTTGGCTCAGCGCGCTAGTGCATCACCGGTACACATGGTTATTCCACCGTCGCCGCAAACGCCGGTCAAAGATCAGCAGGCACCGGCAATGCCGGAGCGTGAGCTGTCTGTCCGCGAAACCGAGCTGGTGTGGAAGTGTGTGAAGCTTATTCAGGGTCGTATCGGCTGCAAGGAGCTGGGCGCCGAGGGTAACGGTTCCGGAACGCAAGCGTCCGACGCTTCGCCGGGCGATGAGGGCTGTGCCGATATGAACGCGAGCTACATTTCGAGCAACTCGATCGAGCTGTGCTCACCGGAACGTGTGGATATGCCGAACGGTTGGGAGGCACCGGCACCGGCTCCGCAAACGCAGGACCTGTCGCTTCGGCTGTACGTACCAGAGCTGGAGGAGATTCGCGTCAGTCCGGTGGTAGCCCGCAAGGGCTATCTGAACGTGCTCGAGCATGGTGGTTCTGGCTGGAAGAAACGATGGGTCACCGTGCGACGTCCGTACGTATTCATCTTCCGCTCCGACAAGGATCCGGTAGAGCGCGCCGTCTTGAACCTTGCCACAGCGCAAGTAGAATGCAGCGAAGATCAAGCGGCGATGGTGAAGGTTCCGAACACATTTAG TGTTGTCACCAAACATCGAGGATATTTGCTGCAAACACTCGGTGACAAGGAAGTGCATGACTGGTTGTATGCAATCAATCCCCTGCTGGCCGGGCAAATTAG GTCTCGATTGGCCAGGAAAAACATTTCCAGCATAAGCAGCACTGGAAGTGGTGCAGGCGATCAGCAACAGGCGACGACGGGAGCGTCCGCACTGGCTGTAGCGGCCGCCCAGGGCAACGGAGGTGGCAGCAGTTCTGGAGGCAAATGA